One stretch of Arachis hypogaea cultivar Tifrunner chromosome 20, arahy.Tifrunner.gnm2.J5K5, whole genome shotgun sequence DNA includes these proteins:
- the LOC112784034 gene encoding protein RESPONSE TO LOW SULFUR 2, protein MAMMMAAIGIGAGNKKSMTPEKDAPPAAELKRRNDELEKQLRESKEREEEMRRQLQSAFERLRVAEEAEERLCSQLGELEAEAVHQAREYHARIVSLMEQLSRANMLLHKAGASPSSSSISIHSSS, encoded by the coding sequence ATGGCGATGATGATGGCTGCAATCGGAATTGGTGCTGGCAACAAGAAATCCATGACGCCGGAGAAGGATGCACCTCCGGCGGCGGAGCTGAAGAGGAGGAACGATGAGCTGGAGAAGCAGCTGAGGGAGAGCAAAGAGAGGGAAGAGGAGATGAGAAGGCAGCTGCAAAGCGCGTTCGAGAGGCTGCGCGTGGCAGAGGAGGCAGAGGAGAGGCTCTGCTCGCAGCTCGGTGAGCTTGAGGCGGAGGCCGTTCACCAGGCGCGTGAATACCACGCGCGAATCGTTTCTTTAATGGAACAGCTCTCACGCGCTAACATGCTCCTTCACAAGGCCGGTGcttctccctcctcctcctccatctCCATTCATTCGTCTTCCTGA